CAGTTGaatattgaaatgtgaaaatgTTGTCTTATATGtgttaaagatgaaattgtttgAGTTGATGAATGTGGTGTAATTTGAATTTTGGTATGTTTTAACACCCGTGATTGTTGTAGGATTAAGTTTCAGGACTAAAATTGCAGAAATCTACGAAATTATGTTTTATAGAATTATGTAGATTCGCTGACCGAGAATATACTCACTAAGTGAAGCCAAAGTCAAAGAGTTATTGACTTGGTTGTAGTTGGGCGAGAATATACTCGCTAGCCgaaatcaaagtaaaaaagCCACTAACTTGGCAGTAGTTGAGCAAGACAAATCTCACtaggcaatttttttttagaatttaagcTCGACTTCTAGTAATAATCTCTCTGAGTGAGTGTGCTTCCAAGCAATACTCACGGAGCGAGTAGATATTCTCAGCGAAATTACGAGAGTCTAACTCTATTTGTACGTTCTCTTCTGGTATATTTAATGTGTGATTTTGATGTCCTAAAGTCGTTTTTGACTGAAttcttgagttttttttttccacaacCAGaactacatttttttaattcacgactaaataaatattaactacTCGTTGGATGATAAGGAACTTCTAATTTGCTTTTATCTTATCTTTCTTATTGAGCGAGCCAATATACTCGTTGAGCGAGTATCTTTCTTTTTAGCTTAGCGAATAGGTTACGACTGAACAAAAGGATCCTAATAAGAAACTCAAATCctctttaaatcttcattttcatgcaATGCTCTACAAAAGACCAAATAACATTTAACTTgaactaaacaaaaaaatatcatatctcATCGTGAGAAAAACACATAATAcctgaataaatataaatttaaagttagaaataaacatgaataataaatattagtcaTATTAATCAATAATGCAGATGCTTAGATTAAGTTGATGAGTggttgtaattaattatttttaaaaaaatatagctatattagtttaattatgtgactatatgtatataataaatattgggttaaatatgtttttagtccctatactttgggacgattttggttttagtccattttcaaactatggtacaatttagtccttcaactttaaaaaactctggttttagtcttttttaccaattttttttttaactttatttgttgtttcaagcacgttttttagttaacattgaagcaaaaatgtgtcaaatagtataaacaatccaaatgctataatgaaacgtgtttgaaacaacaaataaagttaaaaaaaattggtaaaaaagattaaaatcagagtattctaaagttgaaggactaaattgtattatagtttaaaaatggactaaaaccaaaatcgccccaaaatataaaaactaaaaacatatttaacccataaatatttgatggatgactgtaatataataattatatgttaatcttctttacttaatattttgttgattacttttatattattaaataagatgTTACATATAAACTTAACTATTGTCACAAAATGTTAGTAGCGAGAGTCTTTAATGATGaatatttacataattatttttatttttattttttaacatgagAACTCCCATAGTTTATACAATAATCTAATAACCATATTATTGAGCACCAACTGGCACATGAGGATAAGTTATTAGTTGAAATTTGTGGTCctgattaaattttatatgtatattagtaaattttaaaaaaaataaaatatgtagtTGTTTTTTATGCAGGAATCGAGCACATAGCTTAGAAGTGTATAATAATTTATGGATCTCACTTGCATACAATGGAAATTGGAAGGTTGGGAAATGTTCCCTGCAAGAGCAGGGAAATATGAACACAAACTTTGAATGGGTGGAGCTTGAGGGAGAGAGAAGGTTTTTTCAGAAGAACAGGATGAGATATTTTCATTAATGGGAAGTATGAACAGAAATggtgatgaataaaaaaaatctaagaagCAAGGATGATTTAGAATGTTTGACGTGTCCCAAGATGTTAGGAGCTATTGAAGTGAAGACAAAGGGATAGGGTTGCACGTGTCATCTAGAAGCAGAAGCggaagaagaaaatatggtTTCTCACACTTCCCACGCTTTGGCTTCTGTTTTGGCATATCCATAATTTTCCTTAGGAGTCAAAAGTTGTCAATTAACGTTCCAAGCAGAGAGACATGTGTTATTTCGTCACTGTAACAACGTTATCTTCGTGGTCGAAGCTGTTCAAGATGCATTCTCCTTTCATAAAAACGACAAATCGAGGAAAGGGCATGGCAATTGGCAATGACAGCGAGTGAGATTGTCATCCACGGTTGGGTTTGTCTACTTTTAACAAAAAGCCCAGGCCCAAGGCCCATTCAAACGCGTTCCACGTCACTGACACGCGAGTCCGTTATCTAAATAAAACTCGTTAGAAAAGCGTGTAAGGAGACAACCCCACCGCAACGCCACGTGTTCTATCTTATCCTTTTCTTCTTCGGACACGCTATAAATACCTCTCGCAGTACCCCATCAAACCCTAACTGTTACTCAACTGTTTACAAACAGAAATCCAATATCAAACTCTCAAAATGGCCGCCACTTCGATCCCCATCCGAGTCGCCGGAATCCAAGCCTGCGCTACCTCCGGCCACCGCAGAAACGATGCAGATCGCCGTAGAAATTCCAACGCAAACTGGTGGACCCCTATGTTCGGCTGGTCCCCCGAACCGGACTACATTGAGTCCAGCAGCAAAGAATCGAATACGCAGCCAGCCGAGCTAGAAGCTGTTCCGGAGGCGACGGATTCGAAACGGCCTAAACCGCGCTTCGCCGGTGGCTTCACGGAGGAGAAGGCGAAGCAGCTCCGGATATTGACCGCGAAGTCCTTTCACGATACTATGTATCACTCCGCAATCGCTTCTCGACTAGCCTCAGACTTCAAAGCCCGCACCGATCTTTAGCATTTCGCAGTCTTTTTCTACGCGGATTGTATGTAGCCAAATTATAGGGTTTCAATGTACTTAACCGTTGACGCAAAATGATGAAAGATGATTAATGTTTAGATTTTAGACTACGAATCGCTACGGGTATGTTGTATGTAACAAGGATGTAGTatgaatataattgattattacttgATGAAGTATGATTCGATTCATGGATTCTGCTTTTGCGAGTTCAGTTTGATTtgtattctctttttctttttttgcgtGGAGTGTGGAGGAAGTGTGTGATGGCATCAACAATGGTTGTTGGTGAGGCCGATCTGACTCAGATATAGCGACTAAGCAGACAATGGTAACTAGTTAAGGAACGttgataagaaataaattattagttaattgAGTAGTTGGGCACAACGCAGTTAGTGAAGGTGCACGTAGATTTAATAGGTGTGGAATCtttgagaaaataaatagatttaattttaggaaaatgCTGCCTTCAGCATCCGTCCAGGGAATATACTCAGGCACTGTCTCCGGGCGTCTCTGTCTGCTAAGAATATTCTCATGTTAGTgggattaataaaacaaattaatttggATTTACTGTAGAGGCAAAATGCCAACGGGATCTTTAAGGAATATTTCCACTTGCTTTCATAGCATTCATTTCAATGATCTAACAAATTGCAGGGCGGGGGAAGGTGTTTGAGAAGATGTTCTTTTTACAATTCAATTTGCGGTTGCCCAGAAAAAAAATGCTGACTGCAAAAAAGGGGGGAAacgaaaaaaacaaaacaagaaacgaATGATGAAAAACACAAACTGGCAAAATGTCACGATAACAACTTGTATTGGCGTCaaaaaaaggcaaaagaaaaagcaggACCAGTGTGGGACGAAAACTTAGACAGAGACTCATACAAGAAAAGAAATCGTTTTTCATATGCATTATCAAAATTTAGGGGCTGCTTCATCGAACATTGTTTGCAGTGCAAGCAGAAACATACAAAGTGGTGGAGCCATTTACTATCTACACCACCTTATTTTCCTTATAATCCAGTTCTTTTCAAATATCCATTTTACCTTTTGTAATTTATATCTCTTGTCATTTTTGTTCATCTTTCTAGGTGCAGCATTGGCTATGGCACTATTGTGAGCATGCATACTTGAATATGGCACCTTTTGAACATGCATACTTCTAATTATAGTGCATGTTTTTGTCCAAAAGCTTCACTCTGTACACTCCTGATCCAAGAAAATAAACTTCTGATCCAAGAAAAATTCGATATTTTGCATTTTTCATAGCAATGGTGTAGAAAGAAGACATGAACATGCAGGAAGCAATTGTCGAAAACTAGAAGGCCCAATAAAAGGAAGGGCCAGCAAAACTGTAACCACTTCTGTTTTGGTTGAGGATGTCTGGAGGGTCAAAAGAATTATGACATCTTTGAGATAATTACCAATTTCCagttcttttgtttttacatgtaaatttcaaaacaaaataaaattgaaatagtttttaactcaattttaaaatacttttaccTGAAATGGTTATCAAAAAACCACAAGAATTTTGGCTTTaagttacaaaaattaaatcattcaaCTCTTATCTCCTCATATAGACATGTAACAAACAATTACCCTCATCATCACTATTACAAATTAAATGTCGTCACAGCTATAAACACGACTTACCATAACTGGCCAATGAGCACCATCATGCCCACTACTCCAACCTCATTGGTCTTTCAACACCATTCCCACCCCCTTAACATTGTCACCCATGATCACAACAGTAATCAACCATAGTCATTTCCGTGGTTAACACATTATTCTTATCACCACTGTCATTATATCAGTCGTTATTATTACCACAACCACATCAACTCCATCACGAAAAGTCTACTATCATCAAATCCTCACCCTCAATTGTCTCCTACCTTTATTATAAACTTCAATTCAGAAAATCGATCTGTTTAGcttgtatttaattttgtatagtTTTAAAACTATCAATCAAAATTATGGCCTTGACTTTACACTTTATACCTTAAATGTAGtgatgaaaaaaagaatatctTAAGtcacttgaaaataaaaaactaaatccaATTTATCCCTTATTTCTAATGTCTCAATCCAAACATAGCTTGAGTTCAATCAGTGTGTTGTTTAACCAACAAGTACCTCACCTGTTCCATTGAAAATGGAGGGGGGGAATCAGTGCAGTTAACCAACTTGACAGAAACACCAAGCGATCATATATATTCACAATAGACACTGGTTTACAGTGGTTGGTCAAATTGGCACAGCAGTGACAGACGTGGTGCCACTTGAAGCACAAACCAAACTTAAATCCAACATTAACTAACCTActcatattttcatataaaatgatgacacaagACATCTAATCCAgcaactttttttaattggagGAATAAATCAGATTCAATCCAACTACAACTACATGAAATATGAACGGAATTCACGGTGATAAATGTTATCCATAATGATCCTCAAAATTCACTTATGCCATTTTATTATCCTCAAAATCAACATCTAGATGACAAGAAATAGCATTGATATCAAAAGAGACAAATGAGATAAGTTTGCTTCATTCACAACACTAGAAGATCAAAGAAAAGTCTCCAAAATTCCATATTTATTCTACAGAAAGTAAAATCCGCAAGACAAGATGCAACTTTTAAAGCGTACATAGCATAACAAAACTAATGACACATGTTGAAAATTGGCATATCCAACTTAAGGTGTTACCAGGATGTTGAGCCGCAAATAGtggtcaaaaaaatttattgaggACAAGAGGTTGTGGTGTAAATGATGCTTATGAAATGTCTGAAACATGCTCTGCATAATCACTTGCTCTCTTTATCATAAAGGTCTGTTCTGGATATATCCATTAGGGAGAAACAAGATAAGACAACAACAAAGTAGGTTTATATCATTATGTATCACACAACACCATTCGGCACAGTtacaaacaaaaggaaaatataaaaattaagggAGGATGTTTCTCACAATACCAATTAAATGTAATTACTAAGGAATTAAATAGATAtacaattaacaaaaaattaaagctTGGGAATTTGGTAAAACATGTATGGAAGAACAAAAAGTCTTCTGCCCAAACATATTGCTATTTAGTAGTTATTATACTCTaagaaataaaatcttttaagcTCCAAACTAGACAAGGAACTAACATCTATGCATTTCTCTGGCTTACACATGTCCAATTTACTGTCATAATTTCATAAAGGTTTGTTTGTGGATCtaacaacaaaattttacattcatAAACTGATCCTGAACTTCGATGTAAAAATGCCAAACTAGCATCTTATTTGCCTTTTATCTGGGAATGCCCTTACAATACAGACAGGCTAGTTCGCTAGAACACATAATCCGCATCTATAACACCAACCAATGTTAAGCTTTCTACTACTAtctccaaataaaatattaaaataaaaaacgttGGAAACAgcctaaaaaataattaaaatcaggCATCACGAGACATCAGTTGCATCTACTCAAATGCATTTGACTGTGTTTCTCTTTGCCAACCAACATCAGAAGAATTCCTCACCCCAAAATTCAAGCGctcaaaaatattatagaaaaaggCACCTTTTCTTTTTGGTGTCTCAATACTTCACTATTGTTGATACCATAACCAAATAAAATGGAGTAGCCCTATAATGTTATTTCTCCCTTCCCAGTTTTCTCACACGAACTAATAAAGCTGAAAGATAATTATAACTACAAGAGATACTAAGGGAGTGTTTAGAGGAGTTTATACAGAGCTTATCCGGTCTTATGAAAGTGACCTATGACTCCATAAGATCATGTAAGACCCTATTAGCTCATTTTGAAAAGTTTCCAGATGAAGCTTAATCAAAAGAAGCTCTTCATAAGCTCTTATGAGATAAAACCTTATtgaataaatacataattaaactGTTCATCCAAATTTGCCTTTGCTATCATATTGACTCGACCAATACAATCTTTAGCACTCtcggaaaagaaataaaaacttcggttaattattttaaaaagagaagCCACATTAAAACCCTAGAACGCATATCATCTAAAAATAAAGCACACCCTATAACCATGTTCAAATATTCAGAATCATTTTGCAATCCAACACATCAAACTCCAACCATCAATTTCTTAGCTCTTACTGACATTTCCTAGCATGCAACGACCCAGATTAAATCACACAAAAGCCACGATGGATATGGTAAGATTAAAAGtaatgaaaacattaaagtatACAGAATAATACCATTGTAGCAGGACCACTAAGATCAAGAAAAGGATACATCAAATAGAAACCATGAGCAAAACCTCCAGCCAACACAGCTGTAAACAAGCGATCTCTCAAGACGGGTTTATGCCGCAGCGTTAGacgaactaaaaaaaaataatcccgataagaaaaaaaaaattaataaagaaagtgTTTGAAAGAAAAGGGGATGAAGGGGATGTTAAAAGTAACATACTAAGAGGGAGTACGGGAGCATATATGAGAGGAATGAGGAACTTAATTGGGGGTCCGTTGTTCTTCCTTCTCAAAACAGTTTCTCTGTGGAGGTtaaagaaaaaggtgaaaagaGAATTGAGGAGATGAAGttgaaagtaaaaattaatatgagAACATGAGAGTGAAAGGGGCAGAGGCTTACTGGTTTGAAGGATCTGAGGACGAGGCCATGGCGGTATTGAGGGATTGAAAATTGGAAATTGGAATTTGGGTAGTTTGATCAGAGGCCACCGCAAAGAGAAATTTTCTAAGTTCAAAGCAAAGTCATATAACATAACCTAATCCATCACCATAGTTTTATTCTTTCAATTGCTAAAACTTAGCTGCAATAATTGGGTGATTTCAGTGatatattatagttataactagaattttaaattataaatatattttgaataatatatattaaagatttttatattgaagATTAATTCATTGTAACATACAGATTACATGGagcatatatttaatttaagactATCTATGGTATATACATGTTAAATgcaagacaaaattaaaattttattgctCTAATTAATTggtaatgtaaatattttacaaGGATTTAagaatatcatattatattatattatattatattatatataagaatatggagatttagaaaatagttaaagagtataaatagttttacaaataatatttgaatattttattaaaaggatatactataaatagtttttttattatttggctTAATTccaatattatttgtttaaaacattttcttaaccCTTTTTTGTTTGTCTCCTTTTTATATTTCTGACTTCTATGTTAATAATTTGCCTGTTCAAAATAtacaaatgaattttataattattattttaaagattaaataatatataaacaatttttccattttaatgaaTAGATAAGATTCAGTTGGATGGTGAGATATTTTTATACGAtgctaattatatttaattattaataattattattatataatgtaatatttattattatataatgacttaaaattttgttatataatttataagataataaaacgGATTAGTGTAACTTGTTATTAGTCTGTCATAATGCACTGAGTTCTAAAATTAATCATGTAaagatttttaaacttttaattgattaaataatattttaattaaacaatttaaaataatcattatatttatatttatatgttaattaattaatagttgttagaaatattatttttatttcgtatttatcttttatttttagttatgttgttattatttcttattaatattttggtcttaattcatatttatttttttataaatagaatatttttatatattaaacatatgAGAGATTAATTTTATGtgggagattaatctcatatataCCTTTCCAATATATTTAgcatataagtatatataaatctcatcttacaGACTGGTTTTGTGGAATTAAGTCAGGTTTAAAGTCTactcttaataataataaaaacttaatgtATAAGAGTTATGACTTTGTAatcacatatttaaaataataatatttaaaatcaaacaagtaattaattgttaatattattaattataattaaattaattgtgcaaaagaataaataacatgtataatataagttttatattaaaaagtgagAAATGATAAAGGTaagtatcataaaaaaatacatatatatttgataagttTTTCTGGAACATTATTTTGACTAGTTTATACCTAAATGTCAAATTTGTATGTTagaatgataaaattaatcAGTTTAGTAAATCATTGAGTATTTTTGGATTATTCTATTCCTATAGAATGTGAATCTTATTAAGATGCTTGGGTAAGGACATTAACTAAACCATCCTAGAGGAATTTCCAAGTTGAGTAAATTTGAGAGAGATGGGATGTTCGACGAGagtacacacaaacacacaaataaataaataaataaatatatatatatatatatatatatatatatatatatatatatatatattatttaatttggtaaaaacaataaaatatcataaaaaataaaccaaataatacacaaatttcatattttaaagttaaaattaaaatattatatacgatTATAATTGagatctttaaatattttacttctttttatgaatatttataatctttaaaaaaaattagaatatttataattttttagtaagAAGTAATCTTGGAAGGGAATAAGTTAACCTTTTTAGCATGGTGTCAAAATGAGTTTAAgtaggtattttaaaaataaaaatacttaccgtatccaacaataaattttattttgattttaattttaaataaaatcttttgaaatataaaattagataactaatgttaaattaaaatttaaataaactgtataataaaatattaatccaaataaatttagcattaaaagaaaatagatttagttttaatttttaaaagtgaatattttaaaaaatattcattagtttaaataaaaaatataaatatatgaaattaaattctaaacaatactttaatatttactattatttttactaataactatatatattttatcgaattttcactttaattatcttttattcatTAGCCAAGTGAAGTTTTCCTTCTCCAAAAAGGTGATGATCAATacttagataaaaataaaaaatatatttattttaagcatttttttaatagaattcGAATTGAAAATacatgaatttataatataattaatatttaatcatgGTTTTAATGTAATGGGAGAGACGtgaataaagtaagaaaaagtttgaaaaagcaAAGGAGCGCGTAAATCTTAAGCCGCGATGGAGTTGGTGCTTTCTCCAGAAGAACTGAATGGCATGGTATGGCGTAAGATTGAAGCCAATTGTGCGTGATTTTCAAGTCCATGGCAAACTATATAAGCATCAACCTTCCCCTCCTAACTCCAtcctcacacacacacatcatCCTCTCCTTTTCTAACGTTCTTCATTCATCATGGTATGGACACTCTGCAtgcttcattttcatcttcttcttcctttaggaccttctatatatatatatatatatatttaatcttctTACTTTTCTCTCCTATATATACACAGGCTTTGCCACAGCATCAACCGGTTGATTATCCCAGTTTCAAGCTCGTCATCGTAGGCGATGGAGGAACTGGTCATATTTCCCTCTCTGCCATCTCATCAATCActtctttttctatataaattacCTTTTCAAATGAAACTTATCATACATGGGTGCTTCTGCAGGGAAAACCACTTTTGTCAAGAGACACATAACTGGGGAATTTGAGAAGAAATACGAACGTAATAATATCTTCTTCCCTTTTGCGTCTCTTCTTTTACTTCTTACCGTGCCTAACGTTTCTTTTATGggtatttattctattttacaaTAGCAACCATTGGCGTGGAGGTTCATCCACTAGACTTTCACACCAATTGTGGAAGAATTCGCTTTTACTGCTGGGACACTGCTGGCCAAGAAAAATTTGGTGGTCTCAGAGATGGTTACTAGTAAGTTTAAACAACGCTCCATGGGATGcgcttcttttctctcaatcctGATTTATTTACAACCAATTtcaatttgtaattattaattgcatgattcataattattttaacatcttCTTCTATTTATTATAACGTTATCTTCTAACGTTAACCACCTAGTACTTTTAACATTGTTCTAGGCGAGCATGTACAAAGTAATAGTATGGATATCCATAGCAGAAAATAGTATCGCTAATAACTTATATATTCTTCACTCACGTACGAGAAGTGTGAAGATGAAATAAGCTTTGAATATCAGTCAAGAACAGAGGAAAATGGAATAGCAGAAAATTGTATGACTGGTTTATGCAATTGTGTTGAGGGTTTCTGATGTTATTAGTCGATTCCGAATtgtgttcttttattttgttcaccTTGTTTCCCAGCATGTAACCTTCGGCGTGTTCTGTGTTCTAACCCTCTCCAATAGCTGCTAAGTTATTTTGGCTTCATTGCCAACAAAACATTCCTACATTTTGTTGTAAGATCGTTCTGATGTTCAAATGAAAACCTCCGAATTATGTGCAGTATTCATGGCCAGTGTGCTATCATTATGTTCGATGTAACGGCTCGCTTGACGTACAAGAATGTTCCTACATGGCACAGAGATCTATGTCGGTGAGTTGAGTGTATTTTTCACAAATAGATTTGGTGTTGCGCTGTGTTTCTATATTGAGTATGTCACTCTTTCTTGTTCATCATACATAGGGTGTGTGAGAACATACCCATTGTTCTCTGCGGAAACAAGGTTGATGTGAAGAATAGACAGGTTAAAGCAAAGCAGGTTACATTTCACAGGAAGAAGAATCTTCAGTACTATGAGATATCTGCAAAGAGTAACTACAATTTCGAAAAGCCCTTTTTATACCTCGCCAAGAAACTTGCAGGGTACGTAACAGAATGCTTcattgttgttattttattgttaataggTCAATATCACGAAATTATTGGGCTTGTGATTCCAGGGATGCTGGCCTTCATTTTGTGGAGATGCCTGCTCTTGCTCCACCAGACGTAGTCATTGATCTAGTTACCCAACAAATGTAAGAAAACTTATTTTGTTATATGAATGATTTATTCA
This genomic stretch from Vigna radiata var. radiata cultivar VC1973A chromosome 7, Vradiata_ver6, whole genome shotgun sequence harbors:
- the LOC106767518 gene encoding uncharacterized protein LOC106767518; the protein is MAATSIPIRVAGIQACATSGHRRNDADRRRNSNANWWTPMFGWSPEPDYIESSSKESNTQPAELEAVPEATDSKRPKPRFAGGFTEEKAKQLRILTAKSFHDTMYHSAIASRLASDFKARTDL
- the LOC106768488 gene encoding uncharacterized protein LOC106768488 isoform X3, encoding MASSSDPSNQETVLRRKNNGPPIKFLIPLIYAPVLPLIRLTLRHKPVLRDRLFTAVLAGGFAHGFYLMYPFLDLSGPATMNRPL
- the LOC106768488 gene encoding uncharacterized protein LOC106768488 isoform X1; translation: MASSSDPSNQETVLRRKNNGPPIKFLIPLIYAPVLPLIRLTLRHKPVLRDRLFTAVLAGGFAHGFYLMYPFLDLSGPATMTFMIKRASDYAEHVSDIS
- the LOC106768487 gene encoding GTP-binding nuclear protein Ran-3, with the translated sequence MALPQHQPVDYPSFKLVIVGDGGTGKTTFVKRHITGEFEKKYEPTIGVEVHPLDFHTNCGRIRFYCWDTAGQEKFGGLRDGYYIHGQCAIIMFDVTARLTYKNVPTWHRDLCRVCENIPIVLCGNKVDVKNRQVKAKQVTFHRKKNLQYYEISAKSNYNFEKPFLYLAKKLAGDAGLHFVEMPALAPPDVVIDLVTQQMNEEELAKAAAQPLPDDDDETFD
- the LOC106768488 gene encoding uncharacterized protein LOC106768488 isoform X2, whose protein sequence is MASSSDPSNQETVLRRKNNGPPIKFLIPLIYAPVLPLIRLTLRHKPVLRDRLFTAVLAGGFAHGFYLMYPFLDLSGPATMVRYLLVKQHTD
- the LOC106768488 gene encoding uncharacterized protein LOC106768488 isoform X4, encoding MASSSDPSNQETVLRRKNNGPPIKFLIPLIYAPVLPLIRLTLRHKPVLRDRLFTAVLAGGFAHGFYLITDLYDKESK